A single region of the Eriocheir sinensis breed Jianghai 21 chromosome 53, ASM2467909v1, whole genome shotgun sequence genome encodes:
- the LOC126983139 gene encoding uncharacterized protein LOC126983139: MCNCGSPFNQNHAMTCKRGGFVCMRHDEVRDVTAQMLKEVCHDVTVEPMLLPLQGEHLARRTANVSNEARVDVSARGFWTRGQRAYFDIRIFDPMAHCHRDLTLDAAHRRNEQEKNRAYEERIQNVDQGSFTPVVFTTAGGMGPRAQSFYARLAETLADKKQQPRSSVVAWMRCRLSFSLLRSALVCLRGTRSPAPKTTRIADLDFEATVVDSRINHKLC, from the exons atgtgtaactgtggttcacccttcaaccaaaatcatgccatgacatgcaagagaggaggtttcgtctgcatgagacatgatgaagtaagagacgtaacagctcagatgctgaaagaagtctgccacgatgtgactgtggaacccatgctgctccctctgcaaggcgaacacctcgccagacgcaccgctaatgtttcgaacgaagcacgagtggatgttagcgccagagggttttggactcgtggacaaagggcatattttgacataaggatctttgatcccatggcccattgccacagagacctgacccttgatgcagcccacagaagaaacgaacaagagaagaacagagcatatgaagaaagaatacagaatgtggaccagggctccttcaccccggtagtattcacgacggcaggagggatgggaccaagggcgcagagcttctacgcaagactcgccgaaacactggcggataagaaacaacagccaagaagcagtgtggtcgcctggatgagatgcaggctgtccttctccctcctgag gtcagccttggtctgcctgagaggaaccaggtcacctgcacccaaaaccacccgcattgctgacctggactttgaggcgacggtggttgatagtcgtatcaaccacaagctctgttag